CGTGATAGATGATACGGCGGTGACACCAAAGTACGTGGTGGGCCTGGACCCTTCGCGGGAGCTTTCCATTATTTTTCAGATAGCAAAGAAGTCGCTCATCAACAAAATTTTACTTTTAAGCCCGGCGGCACTTATACTTGGTTTTTTTGCGCCATGGGCGATCGTACCTATTCTGATGCTGGGAGGTGCGTATCTGTGTTACGAAGGGTATGAGAAAGTGCACTCCATGTTCAGTTCACATGTTTCAGAAACTGTCCAGAACGTAGCCGCTGGTTTGGAAGTCATCACACCCGAAGAACTGGAAAAGGAACGGGTGAAAGGAGCTGTGCGTACCGATTTAATTCTTTCCGCTGAAATTGTGGCCATTACGTACGCCACAGTGGCTGACAGCCCTCTGGTTACTCAAATTGCAGTGTTGCTGGCTGTGGCCATACTTATAACCGTGGCTGTTTACGGCTTTGTTGGTTTAATCGTGAAAGCGGATGATTTAGGTGTGCACATGGCCAAAGAGAACAACAGCGCGCAGGTTCGCAGTGTCGGCCGTGGCATTGTCACCTTTATGCCCCATTTCCTGAAGATCCTGGGCTTTGTCGGAACGGCAGCTATGCTGTGGGTAGGCGCAGAGATCATAGCGCACGGTATTCCGTTTACCAGCCACGCCCTGGATAACCTGGAACATGCCCTTGCCAACATCCCTGCTCTTGCCTGGTTTACGAAAGCAGTGGCCTGCGGGATTGGCGGCCTGATCTTAGGTTTTATCATAGATAGGATTTTGGTGCTGGGGCGCAAGATCTTTAAAAAGTAGAAGTGATTGGGAAGTACAGACCCTACTAAAGCCTGGTCGCTTTTAAGTGGTGAACGCCTACTGCTTCTTCAAACGTGATGCTTGTTGTACCACAAAGTATAACCATCAAAATCAAGAGGCATCAAAAAGCCATCTGTCACGACATGGTAGCAGGTGGCTTTTTTGTTGCTGCTAAGTTTCCTCCAAAATTATCTTCTCGCTACTAAGATGCCTTCACTTGATTTATTCAGCTGAAACTACACCCATCCAGCAGCAGAGCTTTCTCTGGGAGTCTTATCAAGTTTCAAAATCTATCAAAGCAGGTGTTTTAACAACATCCCCCTCCGTCGTAAAACCAGGTAGATCCGGTGATGAAGATGTCCTGGCGGCCCAGGTTTTCCAGTGCCTTTGCTGTTTTGTCGCACACAGCCAGTGGCTGGTTGTGCAGCAGGGTATGTCCTTTTCCGTCGTCAAAGAAGCTCTCCCCGCCAAAGTAAATGGCATGCTTGCCTGTAAAAACACAAGGGCCATCAGCCGGCATAGGGTCTTTGATGGCGCAGATCTCCACGCTTTCGATAAAGATGGTCTGTTCGGTGTCGTACTGGCCGGGAGCCAATACGCGGTAGGGGCGTCTTGCCCGTACCTCCACGGTACCAAAGCCAATGCCCGTCAGCACGTCGAGGTACTCCTGCAGCGGCATGGCGCCGCTAAGGCAGAGCGCGCGGAGGCGGTCGTCGTTGCGCAGGCTTTCAGGCATGGCATCCTCACTCGTTGGGTCAGAAAGCACGAGCCTGCCGTGCGGCTTCAGCACCCGGTACATTTCCCTAAGAGCCACTTCCAGTTCTTCTTTCTTGAAAATATTGAACAGGCAGTTCTGGGCGGCCACATCCACCGATTCGTCTTCCACGGGCAGTTGCAGGGCATCGCCATAGCGCAATTCCACAAAGTCCCGGTCAAACCAACTGTTCTTCCCGGCGGCAAGCTGCAGGTTCTCGTCACAGACTTCGAGCATTCGGTCCACCGGGTCTACGCCGATCACGGCACCTGGCCGGCGGGTAAAGTAGGAGAACTGCAGCAGCTCCATTCCGCCGCCAACGCCCACATAAAGCACGGTGGGAGCATGGCTCAGGTCGCGCGGGTTTACAGTTGAGCCGCAGCCGTAGTTCATCTCCAGCATTTTGGAGGGAACAGTCAGGTCTGGCAGTTGCCATACCGGTGTTGTGGTGCAGCATAGTCCCTTTTGTGGCGTATTGGCCGCATCTTCGTACACAAGTTTTGCCGCCTCTAAATAGTCGCTCATCTATAGTTGGGTTAGTTGAAATAATGGGTACAGTAAATTATTGCAGAAAATAAGTTGTCAAAAGCCAGTAGCTAAGGCCGGCGCAGACCACAGCCACGTGCAGCGTCAGTAGCCAGGAAAGCAGTATGCCCGAGAATGTTTTGTAGTTGGCTTTTCCTGTTACGGTGCCGCTCCCAAAAAGCATGGCCTCTCCTTTGAAGTTGTCGTTGGTGCCATTGCTGAACGCCAGAAAGCAAGCTGCCAGGAATAAAAGTATAACCATATCAGAACCTTTATTAAATCCGTAACGCGCGTTCCGGTTACTTCACCGTTTCGCCCCCGCAGCTCGACCCGGCTCCGGCAGTGCAACCGTAACAATGCTGGTTCAGCACAATAGAGCGTGCATCCAAAGCGGCGGCGTCAAAATCGCGGATGTGCCGTGGCGACCCCAGGGCGACTTCCAGTTCCAGCATCTGGTTGAAATCGCAGTCGTAGAGGGAACCATCCCACCCCACGGAGACCGTGTTGCGGCACATCACGCCCGCTGCAGCCACCGGGTTAAAGGCATTCACCAGTTTCTCCATGTAGGCGTCGTAGTTGCCGCTTTGCACAAGGTAATCCAGAAAGCGGCTGATGGGCAGGTTAGTAATGCAGAACAGGTTGTGAAATGAAATATTGTAGCCGCTGCGCAGCCTGCGCTTAAACTCGGCCTCCAGCGAAGCCTGAGCGCTTGGCAGGAAAGCACCCGATGGGTTGTACACCAGGTCCAGTTGCAGATGGCTTCCTTCCAGCCCGTAGCCTTCGGCATTGAGCAGCTGCAGCGCCTTGATGGACTTCTCGAACACCCCATCACCCCGTTGGGCATCGGTGCGGGACGCCTGGAAATAAGGAAGCGAGGATACCACGTGTACCCCATGCTGCCTGAAGAAAGCGGGCAGGTCGTGGTATTTTTTGTTGGCAAGTATAATGGTGAGGTTGCAGCGCACGATCACCTGCCGGCCCAGCCTGGAGAGTTCCTCCACAAACCACCGGAAGTCAGGGTTCATTTCGGGAGCGCCACCTGTCAGATCCACGGTTGTGATGTCAGGGGAGTGCTGCAGGGCATCCAGGCACAGTTGCATGGTATCGCGTGTCATGATCTCCTTACGGTCAGGGCCAGCATCCACGTGGCAGTGCTTGCAGGTTTGGTTGCACATCTTGCCCATGTTCACCTGCAGAATGGTGGTTCCGGTGGGTTTTAACGGGAAAAGATCGTGTTCCTGCAGGCGTCTGGCAAAAGCCGGAAACTGTGTTCCGTGCTGCGTTGGCGCCTGTAGTACTGTTAATTGAAATGAGGAATTGGCCAGTTCATGCTGCTGCCCTTTAAGTGATTTTACCGTAGATCCCATAGGCTACATCGTGAGCTCTTTTATCTTATTCATCATCTGCACCCCATGCACCAGCGCAGCCCCCCCTTTAATAGCGGCGGCTACGTGCACGGCTTCCATCATCTGGTTCTCGTCGGCACCTTTCTCCAGGCAGTCGGTGCTGTAGGCATCAATACAATAGGGGCACTGTACCGCATGCGACACAGCCAGCGCGATAAGCGCCTTCTCCCGTGCTGTCAGGGCGCCCTCCTTGAACACCTCTCCGTAATAATCGAAGAATTTGCGGCCCATTTCTGGCTGCAGTTCGGATATATTTCCAAATTTTGAGAGATCAGCTGGGTTATAGTAGGTCTTTTCCATACGTATAGTAGGTTTGATGTTATAAGAGATAAGTTTTTTGGAAGTGAAAGGTTTAATATTTCTGCGACAGCTTCACATTAGAAGCTTTATTTATCAGTCCGAAACTTTGCGTACAGCTGTCCTCATTTCAGTTGAATGCTTGAAGTTAGCCTGTAATAACACACGGTGCAGCATGCAAAAGTAGTTTTAAGTAACCGGCTCCAACAATTAAAACAGCGCTGCCAGCAACTTTAACGTATCCGAACTTCTTCAGTGCTTCCTGACCGACAGCTTCAACAATAAATTCAGGTGCTATCTCTTTTAATAATACTCCAGAAACTCATCGGAAGCAAGCAAAAGAAGGCATAGCTAACACAGCTGCACACCGGTACCGGCCTTTGGGGCTAAATCCTGCACATCCAACTGAAGCCGCCTGCCGTTATACTGTTCGGATGTAGGAATGCATCACAGTGAAACAGTGAAAAACCAGCAAGTGCAGGAGCAAGCACTTCATTAAAACATCACTATATGAAATGGCGAGGCAGAAGAAAAAGCAGCAATGTAGAAGACCGTAGAGGGCAATCAGCAGGCGGTTTTGGAGGTGGCAGAGGCATCAGCCCGATGCTGCTCATCCCTTTGTTCCGGTTCCTCTTCTCGAAAGTGGGGCTCGTAGTACTGGCAGTGCTGGCGCTGCTGTTCATTATAACAGGAACGAGCCCCCTGACGCTCCTGCAGCAGTTTGTGGGAGGGGAACCGCAGTATGCCCAGTCAACTGAGTACCAGCCAGGCCCGGTAGAGCAGGAGTTGGCCGAACAGACGAAAGTGGTGCTTGCTGATACCGAAGACGTCTGGAACAGGATGATAGACGGGTACAGAGAACCGACCCTGGTGCTGTTTTCGGGGCAGGTCAACTCAGCCTGCGGAACAGCTTCTTCTGCCTCAGGTCCTTTTTACTGCCCCGGCGATGAAAAACTGTACATCGATCTTTCCTTTTTTAGCGAGATGGAGCGCAAGCTTGGTGCTGGAGGGGACTTTGCGCAGGCTTATGTGGTGGGCCATGAGGTGGGGCACCACATACAGAAGCTTACGGGTACTCTGGAGCAGGTAAATGCCATGCGGGGCCAACTATCCGAAGTGGAATTTAACAAGCTGATGGTACGGGTAGAGCTGCAGGCTGATTTCTACGCTGGTGTCTGGGCGCACCATACGCAAAAAACGAAAGGGTTTATGGAGACCGGCGACCTGGAAGAAGCTCTGAATGCAGCCAGTGCCATCGGCGATGACCGCCTTCAAAAGCAATCCACGGGAAGGGTGGTGCCCGACTCCTTCACACACGGCACCTCAGCCCAAAGAGTCCGCTGGTTCAGAAAAGGCTTCGAGACCGGCGATGTGTCGCAGGGGGATACTTTTAACGCCGCGGAGCTGTAGTTAAGTTGATTTACACATGTAGTAAATAAATAAAGCCTCTCCATTTTCGGAGGGGCTCTATGTTTTAGTTATACTGCTTGTACTAGCGAAGGAGCCATTATGTAAGAATAGGAATGCACTTGAAAATTACTGGAACAAGCTACTGTTGTTAGCACCAAACGTTCCCGGGACCTTCGGACACCGCGAGGTCTTAAGATCAGGCGGTATCGGTAAGACCTCGCAGCGTACGCAGCTCCTGCGAGCGTCTGGCTTGAAAGCGAAAAAGTGAAACTGCCCTTCCCAATTTTCTTCTTCTTCACATATTGAATAAAAGCCTGAGAATACGAATGGCTGCAAATTCTATCGTGCACAAACGGGCCAAAACAGAACCCTTCAACCAACGCACCTGATTTTAGGTAAACAGCTTATTAGGCTTTTATTTATTTTAGCATTGACTCTATTCAAAGTAATATGAACTACAGAAAACTAGGAAAAACAGGATTCAACATATCAGAAGTTTCATTAGGTACCTGGCAGGTAGGAGGCCGCTGGGGAGAACCTTTCAACGAGGCGAACGCTGCGCGCATCATCAACAAAGCCATAGACCAGGGTGTCAATTTTATTGATACCGCTGATGTTTACAGCGACAGGGAAAGTGAGGCAGCTGTAGCGAAGGCGGTGAAAAGTAGAAGCGAAGAAGTTTACATCGCCACCAAGTGCGGAAGGCAAATTCAGCCGCACACCAATGAGGGCTATACACCCGAAAAGCTCATCAGCTATGTAGAAGCCAGCCTCAAGAATATGAAACTTGAAACGCTGGACCTGATTCAACTGCATTGTCCGCCGACGGAAGTTTACAAAAGACCAGAAATTTTTGGAACCTTCGAGCGGCTGAAGGAGCAGGGGAAAATACGTCATCTAGGTGTAAGTGTGGAGATGGTGGACGAAGCGCTGCTGGCCATGCAGTACCCCAACGTGACGACGGTGCAGATCATTTACAATATGTTCCGCCTGAAGCCAAGTGAGAAGTTTTTTGCCGCTGCGAAAGAAAACAACTGCGGCATTATTGTGCGTGTGCCACTGGCCAGCGGCTTGCTCACAGGCAAAATGAGCAAAGGCACACAGTTTGGCGTAGACGATCACCGCCACTTTAACCGCAACGGCGAAGCCTTTGATAAGGGAGAGACTTTCTCCGGAGTAGATTTTGATTTAGGCCTGGAAGCGGTAGGGAAACTGAAGCAGCTGTTTCCGGGACAGGAGCCTTTGGCGGCATGGGCGCTACGGTGGGTGCTGATGTTCCCGGAAGTAAGTACCGTTATTCCAGGTGCCTCTAAGCCGGAGCAGGTTGATGCTAATATAAAGGCTTCCGGACTACCTGCACTTTCAGAGGAACAGATGCAGGGGGTGCGTCAGGTATATGAAAAGTATATCAAACCCTCGGTGCACCAGCTTTGGTAGAAAAGGTACGTTTATAAATTGTCAAAGCCGCTCCCCTGTGCTTTTATTAAAGGGGAGCGGCTTTTTCTTTGTTTCCTTTGTAAGGGAGTAGCGGGCTTTATTTTGAACAACAACCCTATACTAAGGAAATTATCAGTGAAAAGGGAATTAGAGAAGCCGCACTAATCATGTCCACAGCACCTTCCCCTAGTTTTATTTGCCGATGCAGAACTTTGTGAAAATGTTCTCCAGCAGATCGTCTGTGGTGATCTCACCGGTAATCTCACCTAATGAATAAAGCGCACGGCGGATGTCGGCAGCTACCAGGTCGTTGCTGATGCCGAGGGCAAGGCCCTGGAGCACGTCGTCGAGCGCAGCGTAGGTTTTGTTCAGGCTATCGACGTGGCGCAGGTTGGTGACAATGGTCTGGCTTTGGGTGTTGAGCTTGCCGAGGTTCACTTTCTCTACCAGCGCCTGCTTCAGCTCGTCGAGATTGGCACCTTCGGCCGCAGAGATGGTCACGAGGCCGTCTATACTTGCAAAGGCAGCCAGCTTCTCTTCCGATGCCTGGTCGATCTTGTTTGCAACGGCAACGATAGGCAGCTTCTTCGGGTTCAGCCTGTCCAGTTCGGCCTGCACCTCTTCTGCTGTCACTTCCATCATATCAAACAGGTAAATGATCAGCGACGACTGGCTCAGCTTCTGCATGGTGCGCTCCACGCCCATGGCCTCTACTTTGTCTGTGGTTTCGCGCAGACCAGCGGTATCAATAAAACGGAAGGTGATGCCGCTGATGCTGATCTCATCCTCAATAAAATCGCGCGTGGTACCCGGCACATCCGATACAATAGCTTTCTCCTCATTCAGCAGCTTGTTCAGCAGGGTCGACTTTCCCGCATTCGGGTTGCCTACAATCACAGTCGGCACGCCATTCTTGATCACGTTGCCCAACTCAAATGACTTCAGCAGTTCCCGGATAATTGCCTGAATATTGCTGATCAGCGTACGCAACTGGTCGCGGTCAGCAAACTCCACGTCTTCTTCCCCAAAGTCCAACTCCAGTTCTATCATCGAGGCGAAATGCACTAACTCGGCCCTCAGGCGCTTGATCTCCTGTGAAAACCCGCCGCGCATCTGCTTCATCGCCACCTCATGAGAAAGGGCTGAGTCAGACGAGATAAGATCAGCTACGGCCTCGGCCTGCGCCAGATCGAATTGCCCGTTCAGGAAAGCACGCTTCGTAAACTCCCCAGCATTGGCGAGGCGCGCTCCGCGCTTCAGGAGCAGTTGCACAATCTGCTGCACAATATAATCAGAGCCGTGGCAGGAGATTTCCACCACGTTTTCCTTGGTGTAGGAGTAAGGCGCCACAAACAGCGACACCAGCACTTCGTCCAGCACCTTCTCCCCGTCGCGAATGGTGCCGAAGTGGATGGTATGGCTGGCTTGCTTTGCCAGGTCTTTGCCTTTAAACACAGATTTGCTGATGGATATAGCTTCCTGTCCAGATAGACGGATGACGGCGATGGCACCCATGCCGGAGGCAGTGGCCACAGCTACAATGGTATCGTTGGTGCGCGTGGAGTGAATCAAAACAAGTATAAATGTTGCGTGTGCAAAATTACGAAAAATTTAGTGGCTGCTGGCTTGTCTGTTTGAAGCGGCGCGTTTTACCCCTCCCCAGCCTTCCCCTAAAACAGGGGAGAGAGTTCTGCGGTATCGTATCCAACCACCCCCAGCCCCTCCTTGTCTAAGGAGGGGAGTTTCCTTTTAGCTTTTGGCTGAAGTATGAATCGCGAGCAGTTATATAGCTTAATCGTACTTAAAAACTCCCCTCTTGGGAGGGGCGGGGGGGGGTTACCCTACGAGGGGCGATTAGTAATTCATAATTTGTAATTACTCCGAGTATTCCTTCCAGGATTGGGTTTTGTAGTGGTTTTCGCCGAAGTAGCTTAGCACCTGGGCGAAGTTTTTGGCGTCGAGGTAACCGGGAACCGGGGTGATCATGTTGAACTGCTCGTCGAGGTATACGGTGGTGGGGTAGCTCATTTGTCCCTGCAGCAGGGCCACTGCCAGCTCGTGCGATTTATACTCCGGTTTGAATGTATAGGTATAGCCGTTGAGGGTAATAGGTTCCTTGCCTTCGGCATCGAGTTTTACGGCATAAAAATGCTTGTTGATGAGGGCTGCCACCTTCGGATCGGTGAAGGTGTCCTTATCCATCTTTTTACACCAGCCGCACCAGTCGGTATACACATCAATAAACACTTTGCGTGGTTCAGTTTTGATGCGCTCGGCCGCTTGCTCCATCGTTAACCACTGAATCTTCTCCGCTGCTTTATCGGCTGTGGCTACTTGCGGTTTGGCGGCCGGCGTCGTTTCGGCGGTCAGCACTTCCGTAGCAGGCGCGTTGGCCGAAGTGGAGGGAGGTGTGCTTTTGTTGCAGGCACCCAACACAAATGGTAAGCTCAATATAGTCAAAAGGACAGATGCTTTTATTTTCATTTGAAGTATAATTATCTACTTACGAACAGCCATTTAACGGCTTTAAGTTCAGCCTGTAGCTGCTACACGATCAGCAGCGGAATCTTTACGGCATGGCGTACGGCATCAATGGTGGTTCCGAGGATAAGGTCCTTCACCATTTTATGTCCGTGTGAGCCCATCACCAGTAAGTCGGCATCGAATGCCTTCACCAGTTTCGGGATGCGTTGTTTCGGACTTCCAAAACCAAGCTGCACCCGCACGTCATAGCCTCGGCTACGCAGGTCGTCGGCATAGCGTTTCAGGTTGTCCCCATCGGCGCTGGTTTCCATATCCCGGATTTCCTGCCCCAGTACCAGCGCCCCGGCCGTCTCCACTATGTGAATGAGCAGGTATTCCGCCCCCACGCCGCCAATGGCCATGGCACTGTCGAGCACGTTTTTATCGACTTCCGAAAAATCAAGCGTAATGGCGATGCGCTGGTAGCGCGGTTTTACCTCGGGCTCATACTTAACCGGCTGATGATGGCGGACGGCTTTTGGTTCTTTTATACTTTTAACGAATAGCGGCTGAAAGGTGATGTAGAGGAGCAGGGCAGCGCAGGCCAGCGTAAGCGGCACGACAAAAATCCAGAGCCACACGGGGTTCTCCGCCTCCTGAAACCACCCGATGATCTGGTCCACCACCAGCTTTGCATTCAGCGTGACGATGGTGGCTGCAATGAGCCAGGCCCCCAGCTTCAGCCAGGTGCCAATCACGAACTCGCCCATCCGATTTTTGTTGCTCACAAAGTGGATGAGCGGAATTACGGCAAAGCCCAGCTGCAAACTAAGTATCACCTGGCTTAGCACCAGCAACTCACCTGTCTGGTCTTCGCCAAAGTATAGGATTACGAAAAGGGCCGGGCCAACGGCCAGCAGGCGCGTAAGCATGCGCCGCAGCCAGGGCTGTATGCGCAGGTTCAGGTAGCCCTCCATCACGATCTGACCTGCCAGGGTGCCGGTGAGGGTGGAGCTTTGGCCAGCCGCAATCAGGGCTACCGCAAAAAGGATAGGAGCCCACTTGTTCCCAAGTATAGGAGCCAGAAACTGATGCGCATCCTGAATCTCGGTGACGGTATGAATGCCATTTTTATAGAATGCGGCTGCGGCAAGTATAAGTATGGCCGCGTTCACGAAAAACGCCAGGTTCAGGGCAACTGCCGAATCAATAAAATTATACTTGATGGCCTGCCAAATTCCTTTCGGGGTACGCTCTATCTTGCGTGACTGCACAAGCGAGGAGTGGAGGTAGAGGTTATGCGGCATCACCGTGGCACCAATAATGCCGATGGCAATGTAGAGGGCGTCGTTGTTTGGTATGGAGGGGATCAGGCCTGTCAGCAGCTCGCCGGCATCGGGTTTGGCAAAGAACATTTCCATCACAAAAGCGCCGCCAATTATGATAACGAGTGCCAGCACAAAGGCTTCCATTTTGCGCATGCCTTTGTTGATGAGGAACAGCAGCAGGAACGTGTCCAGCACGGTTATGCTGACGCCCCACACTAAAGGTATACCAAAGAGTAGCTGCAAGCCGATGGCCATGCCCAGTACTTCGGCCAGGTCGCAGGCCGCAATAGCGATTTCAGCCAGAAAATACAGCGGCACATTAATGAACGGCGGATAGGTCTCGCGCGATGCCTGCGCCAGGTCCAGCCCCCGTACCACGCCCAATCGTGCACTAAGGCTTTGCAGCAGGATCGCCATCAGGTTCGACATCAGCAGCACCCATAGCAGCTTATAGCCAAACTGGCTTCCCCCGGCTATGTCGGTTGCCCAGTTGCCCGGGTCCATGTACCCCACACTTACTAAGTAAGCTGGCCCCAGAAAAGCGAAAAGCCTGCGCCAAACGGTGGTTTGTTGGGTGGTATCGACAGAAGCATTTACTTCTTCAAGCGATTTACTTCGCTTGATCTCCTGCTGTAGCATGTGCGGTCATGTATAAGTATGGCTATAGGTTTTTTTCGTTTTGCTTGAACTGTCCTTTAAAATAATCCTCCTTAACACCACTTCGGTTTGTTTTTACTTCTTACTGGCGCAAGCGTCCGCTTGTGCCCAAGCGTACTTACCGCTCGTTGTTGCATGCCCCAACACTAAATGAGGGAAGGGAGCACTGCTTTTTCGTGTCAAACCACCCCTAGCTCCTCTTTATCAAAGGAGGGGAACCTGCTGCTACATAATTGAAGTATAAGTAGGGTAGCAGCGGCTTAACCAGCCATCCTCCAAGATCTTTTCAGGATGACAAGTGGAGGCTCACGCTGAATTCATGTGCAGGTTTTGTTTACTTGCCTGAAGTATAAATTAGCCCTGTATGTGCTAAAGTAGCTTGTGCTAAGTTTGTAGTTTCAGTTAAGCCGATAAGAAAATATTACGTGTTGCTTCGCTGGAGAGAAGCAACTGCTTTTGTCCGTTCAGAAGTATCTCAAGCGAATTATCATAAGGTATTTTGTCCAGGATGGTGATGTGGGAGCCAAGGCCAATGCCCATCTTATCGAGGTACTGCAGGAACAGCGGCTGCGAATCGTTCACGCCCACTACCTTTCCTTCAGTACCGATGCTCAGTTCGGCCAACAACTCCTGTTTTTTCTGATTTATTTCCCCGGTTTCAGAAGGGATCGGGTCTCCGTGCGGGTCAAACTTTGGGTGACCCAGAAACTCGTCGAGCCGCCGGGTTAGCAGGGGGGAGGTTATATGCTCCAGCTCTTCCGCCATCTCGTGCACCTCGTCCCAGTTAAACTTTAGCTTCTCCACCAGAAAAGTCTCCCACAGCCGGTGCTTCCGCACGATCTGCAGCGCCACACGCTCGCCTGCCTCTGTCAGCGTAACGCCTTTATACTTCACGTAGTGCACCACGCCTTTGGCGCTTAGCTTGCGCAGCATATCGGTTACAGAGGCCGCCTTGGTTTCCAGTGCTTCCGCAATAGCGTTGGTGTTTACCTCCTGCGTGCCGTTAGCCGACAGTTTATAGATTGCCTTGATGTAATTCTCCTCGGTGTAGCTATGGTGCATGGCGTTTAATTATGAATTATGAATTATAAATTAGAAATGGTTGTCCATCTTCAATTCATAATTCATAATTCGTCATTCATAATTCCTTCAAACTACCAGCGTATCAGCGCTGATGCCCAGGTGAAGCCTGAGCCAAAAGCAGCTAGGCATACCAGATCACCTTCTTTAATGCGCCCTTCCTGATAGGCTTCGCTTAAGGCAATCGGTACAGAGGCAGCCGTGGTGTTGCCATACTTGTGGATGTTGCTCATCACTTTCTCGGCAGGTAAGCCCATCTTCTGCTGTATGTAAGATGTGATGCGCAGGTTTGCCTGGTGCGGCACAAGCAGATCCACATCCGATGGCTGGTAACCGTTTTTCTCCAGGGCCTCGTTTATCACTTCCGGAAAGCGGGTGACGGCATGCTTAAATACCAGGTTTCCGTTCATGTAAGGGTAAACCGAGCCATCGTCGAGCATCTCATGCGTCAGGCGCTCCTTTTTATTGCTGTTCGGGGCTGTTACCGCCAGTTCCTCGGCAAACTCCCCATCGGCGTGCAGGTGCGTGGAAAGTATTCCTTTGTCATTGCTCTCGGATGGGCTAAGCACTACAGCACCGGCGCCATCCCCGAAAATAACGGACACGCCCCGGCCACGGTCAGAGAACTCCAAACCTGTAGAGTGAATCTCGGCGCCTACCACCAGCACGTTGTTGTACATGCCTGTTTTGATGAACTGGTCGCCTACCGACAAGGCGTATATAAAGCCAGAGCACTGGTTGCGCACATCCAGCGCCGGAATTTCCTTGAGCCCCAGTTCGCGCTGCATGATCACGCCGGAACCCGGGAATACATAGTCGGGGCTAAGCGTGGCGAAAATAATCATGTCCACGTCTTTTGCCTCCAGGTTGGCCATTTGCAGGGCACGGCGCGAAGCCTCAGCGCCCATGTTGGCGGTGGTGTCTACACCTTCTGTAAAATAACGCCGCTCCACAATTCCGGTCCGCTCCCTGATCCACTCATCCGAGGTATCCATCAGTTTCTCCAGGTCTTTGTTCGTTACCACGTTATCAGGCACATAGTGACCAATGCCCGCAATTTTTGAATTCCGCATACGATAGGTTGCTTAAGATGACAAATGTAAAGATTAGTTTTTAATTTAGAGTAATCTAAAATATAAATTCTATATGTATGTAATTAATTTAAGAGTTCTTTAATTAAGCTGTTGAGCATTGCCTCTTCGCTTTTCCAGTAAACTGTGTCCGGAACACCCGAAGTATAAAAAGTTTGCTGTCGTATACGCTGCAGCAGT
Above is a window of Pontibacter akesuensis DNA encoding:
- a CDS encoding DUF808 domain-containing protein → MATGLLALLDDISALVKVSAATLDDVPTQVAKTTGKVSGIVIDDTAVTPKYVVGLDPSRELSIIFQIAKKSLINKILLLSPAALILGFFAPWAIVPILMLGGAYLCYEGYEKVHSMFSSHVSETVQNVAAGLEVITPEELEKERVKGAVRTDLILSAEIVAITYATVADSPLVTQIAVLLAVAILITVAVYGFVGLIVKADDLGVHMAKENNSAQVRSVGRGIVTFMPHFLKILGFVGTAAMLWVGAEIIAHGIPFTSHALDNLEHALANIPALAWFTKAVACGIGGLILGFIIDRILVLGRKIFKK
- the arsM gene encoding arsenosugar biosynthesis arsenite methyltransferase ArsM, with amino-acid sequence MSDYLEAAKLVYEDAANTPQKGLCCTTTPVWQLPDLTVPSKMLEMNYGCGSTVNPRDLSHAPTVLYVGVGGGMELLQFSYFTRRPGAVIGVDPVDRMLEVCDENLQLAAGKNSWFDRDFVELRYGDALQLPVEDESVDVAAQNCLFNIFKKEELEVALREMYRVLKPHGRLVLSDPTSEDAMPESLRNDDRLRALCLSGAMPLQEYLDVLTGIGFGTVEVRARRPYRVLAPGQYDTEQTIFIESVEICAIKDPMPADGPCVFTGKHAIYFGGESFFDDGKGHTLLHNQPLAVCDKTAKALENLGRQDIFITGSTWFYDGGGCC
- the arsS gene encoding arsenosugar biosynthesis radical SAM (seleno)protein ArsS (Some members of this family are selenoproteins.), which gives rise to MGSTVKSLKGQQHELANSSFQLTVLQAPTQHGTQFPAFARRLQEHDLFPLKPTGTTILQVNMGKMCNQTCKHCHVDAGPDRKEIMTRDTMQLCLDALQHSPDITTVDLTGGAPEMNPDFRWFVEELSRLGRQVIVRCNLTIILANKKYHDLPAFFRQHGVHVVSSLPYFQASRTDAQRGDGVFEKSIKALQLLNAEGYGLEGSHLQLDLVYNPSGAFLPSAQASLEAEFKRRLRSGYNISFHNLFCITNLPISRFLDYLVQSGNYDAYMEKLVNAFNPVAAAGVMCRNTVSVGWDGSLYDCDFNQMLELEVALGSPRHIRDFDAAALDARSIVLNQHCYGCTAGAGSSCGGETVK
- a CDS encoding arsenosugar biosynthesis-associated peroxidase-like protein, whose product is MEKTYYNPADLSKFGNISELQPEMGRKFFDYYGEVFKEGALTAREKALIALAVSHAVQCPYCIDAYSTDCLEKGADENQMMEAVHVAAAIKGGAALVHGVQMMNKIKELTM
- the ypfJ gene encoding KPN_02809 family neutral zinc metallopeptidase gives rise to the protein MKWRGRRKSSNVEDRRGQSAGGFGGGRGISPMLLIPLFRFLFSKVGLVVLAVLALLFIITGTSPLTLLQQFVGGEPQYAQSTEYQPGPVEQELAEQTKVVLADTEDVWNRMIDGYREPTLVLFSGQVNSACGTASSASGPFYCPGDEKLYIDLSFFSEMERKLGAGGDFAQAYVVGHEVGHHIQKLTGTLEQVNAMRGQLSEVEFNKLMVRVELQADFYAGVWAHHTQKTKGFMETGDLEEALNAASAIGDDRLQKQSTGRVVPDSFTHGTSAQRVRWFRKGFETGDVSQGDTFNAAEL
- a CDS encoding aldo/keto reductase, with translation MNYRKLGKTGFNISEVSLGTWQVGGRWGEPFNEANAARIINKAIDQGVNFIDTADVYSDRESEAAVAKAVKSRSEEVYIATKCGRQIQPHTNEGYTPEKLISYVEASLKNMKLETLDLIQLHCPPTEVYKRPEIFGTFERLKEQGKIRHLGVSVEMVDEALLAMQYPNVTTVQIIYNMFRLKPSEKFFAAAKENNCGIIVRVPLASGLLTGKMSKGTQFGVDDHRHFNRNGEAFDKGETFSGVDFDLGLEAVGKLKQLFPGQEPLAAWALRWVLMFPEVSTVIPGASKPEQVDANIKASGLPALSEEQMQGVRQVYEKYIKPSVHQLW